The window TCTGAACACAGGGGTGTTTCGAGACCGCTCGATCACAGCAGTGCCTATGGTCAATGGGGCCAGGTAATGATCGAATTCGTGCAGCAGAATAATGCTGACCCAAGCGCCTATCACGATCTTTATCCGCAGGGCAGCGGCCGCTTCGGCCTGCACCATCTTGCCATTTTTGTGGACAAGCTTGATCAATCAATTGCGGACTATGAGAAGGCGGGCGTCCCGTTGGCTCAGTATGCCGAGACCACCACAGGCACCGGCTTCGCCTTTGTCGATGCAACTGCCACGCTTGGCCATATGATCGAACTCTACGAGCCCTCGGATGGCCTGGTCGGCTTTTATGCTCATGTTGCTGGTGCAGCGGGCGGCTGGGACGGACAGGATCCGCTGCGCACACTCAACTCCGGATAACCCCATCACGCGAAAGGAAATCAATATGGCCGGACAGGCTCAAGAGGTCATCGAGCAATTCTGGAAGATTCAGGATAGCGGCGACTATACGGCGCTCGTCTCACTGTTTGCGGACGATGCGCTGTTGGAAGACCCGGTCTACGGAACCTATCGGGGGCGGGACGAGATTTTCAAATTCATGAGCAAGATGGTCGAGGTCATGGGTGAGCGAAAGATCCACTTCACGATCGACGAAATCTGCGGAGACGATCACGCCGTCTGGTCACGCTGGACAATGCATTCTCCCGCAGGGTCCCGCGGCGGATGCGGTCTGTACAAGGTCGCCAACGGCAAGCTCACCTACTATCGCGATTACATGGACCCGACCGAGGGAGAATAAGCCTTGAGGGTCTACATCGGCCGATAGGCTGGATGTCCCGAGCGAATGATCTCTAGAATGGGCAACGGAAAGGCGCCAACCGTCTTGCCATCCGCTTGGGACGGCAGCGGAAGGCTCCAGTCCATGACATAGTTGCGGCGCGAAATTCGCCACTCGCCGCCCCGCTTTTCAAATGCGTCGAGATAGCGTCCGCCATAGAGGTTTCCGCTCCACTGGCCGTCATTGTTTCGCACCCCAGCCGCGAGGCCGTAGCACTCGCCAATCGCTCGCGTGTCGGATTCCAGCTTGATCTGAAGACCCGACAGCATATGCCAGCGCCGCTGGCTGGCGCGCTCGATTTCCATGACGACCGGGACAAATTCCGCTGCCTTGCCGGTGAAAAATCCATAATCGATATCGGCGTCCGGCCAATAGCACTGCGCCTGCCCGTCATCATCCAGCCAGTCGAGTGTCCGGGAATAGCGCGCGATGACTTCGGAAATGGCTTGCTTGTCGAGCAAGTGTTGAAGGGCAGCATCCATGCAATCAACTCCTGTTGGCCCACCATGTCGGGATAGAAAGAGGAAACCGCGTTTGAGCGGTGCGCAAGTCGTCATCCGCATCCGGCGGAAGGGGCAAATCTTCAGTCCGGGCGAGGCCGCCACCCGCGCCGGTCACGGGATCGACATATTCCAGACGGATATCCGCAAGCACATCCGCGAAGTCATGGCCCTCGTGATGCGGCGACATCTGGTGGCGATAGAAAGCCCATTTGTCCGCAAAGGACAGGAGACAGTAATAGGCGTTTTCTTCCTGCCCCTTCCAATACTCATAGCGCGTCACGCCGGTTTCAGTAGCGAAGGTCTGCGCGACCATGTCGGCCATGATTGCTTCCCATTTGGATTCCTTGCCGGGCTTGATCCGGATATGTGCGAGCAACGTCGTCATTGGGCAGCCTCACTTGGTCTGGTGAAATGGAGATTGAGTTTCAATGTGCCGAGCATGATGCCCGGCTGATGCATGAACTGATTGTCCGGAGCATAGGAAAGCGAATCCAGCCGGTGCACAAGCCGTTCCCAGGCGATCGTCTGTTCAAGTCGCGAAAGGCCAGCTCCGGGGCAGACACGCGGCCCTGCGGAAAAGGCCAGATGCCGCGTTATCGCCTTTCGCTCGAGGTCGAGCCGATACGGTTCCTCAAACTCTTCGGGATCGACATTCGCAGCGCCCCAGCGCAGGTGCAACGTTGAGCCCGCTGGAACCTTTACGCCCTGAAACTCCTCGTCTCGGCTGGTTATCCGCGTCGACAGGCCCTGGGTGGGAGACCGCAGCCGCATCGACTCTTCAATAAACGGTCGAATGAGCGACGGATCCGCCTTCAGACGATCGAACAAGCCGTCGTTTTCGCACAGCAGCTGAGCCTGCTCGCAAATGGCATATTGCGTGGTCTCCAGCCCGCCGATGAGCATGGCATAGACGATGCCGTTGATCTCTTCATCCGTCAGCCGCCGATCAAGCGCCTCATAATGGACCTGGGTGAGAAAGCTGATCATGTCGTCCGCAGGCTGCGCACGCTTTTCCTTCACCTTGGCGCGGACATAGTCGGAAAATCCGGCAAGCAGGCTGAACTTTTCCCGCGTCTGCTCTTCCGTCATGCGGTTGTTGTGACCGGTCCCGTGAACATAGGACATGACCTGGGCATTGCCCCAGATCTCGAGCTGGCCGATATCTTCCATCGGCAGTCCAAGAATCGTGGCCATCATGCGCTGCGGCAGCGGTCGGGCAAATTCGCGGACGAATTCGACCTCGCCCTTGTCGATCCATGCATCGATCAGGCTGTCGACATGAGAGACAATGGCATCGCGATTGCGCCCTGCCCCCGGCCCGACCCAGGGATCGGTCAGTTCCTTGCGGTGAGCACGCCAGAGCTCCGGTGTCGGGCGCAGCGAGAATATCGAAATCACCATCGCGTCAAGGTCGGGCATATGGTGCGGCAATCGACCCTGCTCCCGGATCTGGTCGAGCAAGAGCGAAAGCGTCGGCGGAAACCGTTCCCAGTCCCGCACGACGCGGGAAATATCGGCGTGGCGTGTGAGCACGAAAGCGTCGCGATCCGGCGTCAGCCCTTCGCCGGGAAGCCGCAGGACCGGAGCCTCTTCATGCAATATGCCATAGGCCTCGTACCAATGCTCCGCGGCGCCGGGCCCAAACAGGTCCACGTCAGCGAGGCTCATGGGACAAGCCATGGCACTCAATTCATGGTTTTGGTGTTTTGTCACCCTGAGCTCCTGCCCCGAACGATTGTCCAATTCGACAGTTCAGGACCAACAGGGTTAGGTCTAACGATGATCCTTCCGCCATTGGCAGATTGGAGAGGAGTCGATGAGCAGAATTTCAGCACTCGCGCCGGATCAATGGGATGCCCGGCTTGTCGAAGCAACGCGCCCCGATCAAGCGACGCCCCTTGAGCAGGGCCTCACACGCTACTTCGCGCATTGCCCCGATCAGGCGCTCGGATTGATGCAGTTCGGCGGTGCCTTGAAACGCAACCGGCAATTGTCGGAGCGACTTGTGGAACTTGTGCGCCTGCGGATTGCCTTTTTCAATCAATGCCGCAGCTGCATGGCGATCCGGTACCGCGATGCCGTGGCTGATGGAGTTGACGAGGCAGCGGTCTGCTCCCTTGAGCGCCCGCATGAGGCCGAAAACCTCTCGGCGGCCGAAAAGGCTGCGATTCGGTACGGCGAACTGATGGCGACCGATCATCTTGCCATAGATGATGCTGTCTATGCCGACCTGCGGCAGCATTTTTCAGAAAGCGAGATCGTGGAGCTGGGCATGACCTGCGCCTTCTTTGTCGGCTTCGGACGGCTTGCCGCCACCTGGCACATGGTCGAGGAATTGCCTGGCGCGTTTCAGACTGCCGCAACAATCGCCCCTTGGGGCCAGGAAAAAATCGAGGTGCGATAGACGATGGGAAAGGAACAGCCGATCACGGTCAACTTGCTCGATCCTGAAGTGCAGCAATGTCCTTATCCCGCATATCGTACGCTGCGTGACGAATCCCCCGTTTACCAGCAGCCGGGCACCGGTGTTTATGTGGTGACGCGCTATGAGGATGTCCGCACTGTCCTGACCGATCCCGAGCGCTTTCCAAGCGCGTCAAGGGACACGCCATTCCGGCCAAGCGTCACGAGTATCGAGCGCGCAAAAAAAGTCGCTGCGCGGTTCGAGGAAAAGGGCTGGATTCCTGCGCCGACATTGGCCGGAAGAGACGATCCCAATCACAAGCAGATGCGGGCGATGTTCAATGACGCATTCAAGCCCAGCCGAATCAAGGACATCGACCCCCTGGTCCAATCCCTGGCCTATGAATTGATCGACGGCTTCATCGATGATGGTCATTGCGACTGGGTCGAACAGTTCGCTGTGCCCCTGCCCCTGTTCATTATTGGCGAGCAAATGGGCGCAAAGCGCGAGGACATGTGGCAGATCAAGCGCTGGACCGACGCCTTCTTCCAGCGCATTTCCATGATGCTTCCCGAAGAACTCGAACTGGAGATGGTCGATCGCGAGATCGAAGCCCAGCACTACTTCCAGCCAATCTTCGAGAAACTGCGCAAGGAGCCTGATGGATCCCTGATCAGTGTCCTCGTCAATACAGTGATCGACGGCTGGGGCCGGCCGCTCAATGACAATGAGCTGCACGCCGAAATGATGGCGGATACCTTCGTTGGTGGCAGCGAAACGACCACCAACGCCCTCGCAGCGGGGATGAAGCTGCTCATCGAGAACAAGGACGTCTGGCACAAGCTGAAATCGGATCCCGATCGTTACATGAAAACCTTTGTCGAGGAGGTCGTCAGGCTTGAATCGCCTGTCCAGAGCCTGATGCGCTTTTGCGCCCGTGATACCGAATTGAGCGGCATGACCATCCCGGCGGGGGCTGTAGTCAACGTCCGGTTCGCTGCAGCCAACCGCGATGAACGGGCATTCGAATGTCCGGACTCAATCGATCTTGATCGGCCACGGGCTGGCTCGCACATGGGTTTCGGCTCCGGGACGCACCATTGCCTTGGCGCCCCGCTC of the Aquisediminimonas profunda genome contains:
- a CDS encoding nuclear transport factor 2 family protein — its product is MAGQAQEVIEQFWKIQDSGDYTALVSLFADDALLEDPVYGTYRGRDEIFKFMSKMVEVMGERKIHFTIDEICGDDHAVWSRWTMHSPAGSRGGCGLYKVANGKLTYYRDYMDPTEGE
- a CDS encoding carboxymuconolactone decarboxylase family protein, whose protein sequence is MSRISALAPDQWDARLVEATRPDQATPLEQGLTRYFAHCPDQALGLMQFGGALKRNRQLSERLVELVRLRIAFFNQCRSCMAIRYRDAVADGVDEAAVCSLERPHEAENLSAAEKAAIRYGELMATDHLAIDDAVYADLRQHFSESEIVELGMTCAFFVGFGRLAATWHMVEELPGAFQTAATIAPWGQEKIEVR
- a CDS encoding cytochrome P450 translates to MGKEQPITVNLLDPEVQQCPYPAYRTLRDESPVYQQPGTGVYVVTRYEDVRTVLTDPERFPSASRDTPFRPSVTSIERAKKVAARFEEKGWIPAPTLAGRDDPNHKQMRAMFNDAFKPSRIKDIDPLVQSLAYELIDGFIDDGHCDWVEQFAVPLPLFIIGEQMGAKREDMWQIKRWTDAFFQRISMMLPEELELEMVDREIEAQHYFQPIFEKLRKEPDGSLISVLVNTVIDGWGRPLNDNELHAEMMADTFVGGSETTTNALAAGMKLLIENKDVWHKLKSDPDRYMKTFVEEVVRLESPVQSLMRFCARDTELSGMTIPAGAVVNVRFAAANRDERAFECPDSIDLDRPRAGSHMGFGSGTHHCLGAPLARRELTWGFTAVIDRFEDMDFAEGKNDFRIRPHFLLRSLEALHIVFTPRKR
- a CDS encoding nuclear transport factor 2 family protein yields the protein MDAALQHLLDKQAISEVIARYSRTLDWLDDDGQAQCYWPDADIDYGFFTGKAAEFVPVVMEIERASQRRWHMLSGLQIKLESDTRAIGECYGLAAGVRNNDGQWSGNLYGGRYLDAFEKRGGEWRISRRNYVMDWSLPLPSQADGKTVGAFPLPILEIIRSGHPAYRPM
- a CDS encoding VOC family protein; the encoded protein is MTLAVRQIAYFVADIRAAAMAHHKTYGSGPFFILDHIPLVRSEHRGVSRPLDHSSAYGQWGQVMIEFVQQNNADPSAYHDLYPQGSGRFGLHHLAIFVDKLDQSIADYEKAGVPLAQYAETTTGTGFAFVDATATLGHMIELYEPSDGLVGFYAHVAGAAGGWDGQDPLRTLNSG
- a CDS encoding cytochrome P450, which gives rise to MSLADVDLFGPGAAEHWYEAYGILHEEAPVLRLPGEGLTPDRDAFVLTRHADISRVVRDWERFPPTLSLLLDQIREQGRLPHHMPDLDAMVISIFSLRPTPELWRAHRKELTDPWVGPGAGRNRDAIVSHVDSLIDAWIDKGEVEFVREFARPLPQRMMATILGLPMEDIGQLEIWGNAQVMSYVHGTGHNNRMTEEQTREKFSLLAGFSDYVRAKVKEKRAQPADDMISFLTQVHYEALDRRLTDEEINGIVYAMLIGGLETTQYAICEQAQLLCENDGLFDRLKADPSLIRPFIEESMRLRSPTQGLSTRITSRDEEFQGVKVPAGSTLHLRWGAANVDPEEFEEPYRLDLERKAITRHLAFSAGPRVCPGAGLSRLEQTIAWERLVHRLDSLSYAPDNQFMHQPGIMLGTLKLNLHFTRPSEAAQ
- a CDS encoding putative quinol monooxygenase, giving the protein MTTLLAHIRIKPGKESKWEAIMADMVAQTFATETGVTRYEYWKGQEENAYYCLLSFADKWAFYRHQMSPHHEGHDFADVLADIRLEYVDPVTGAGGGLARTEDLPLPPDADDDLRTAQTRFPLSIPTWWANRS